A window of the Macaca nemestrina isolate mMacNem1 chromosome X, mMacNem.hap1, whole genome shotgun sequence genome harbors these coding sequences:
- the LOC105499300 gene encoding NADPH oxidase 1 isoform X2, with amino-acid sequence MGNWVVNHWFSVLFLAVWLGLNVFLFVDAFLKYETADRYYYTRKILGSTLACARASALCLNFNSMLILLPVCRSLLSFLRGTCSFCSRTLRKQLDHNLTFHKLVAYMICLHTAIHIIAHLFNFDRYSRSRQATDGSLVSILSSLSHDETKGGSWLNPIQFRNMTVEYVTFTSIAGLTGVIMTIALILMVTSATEFIRRSYFEVFWYTHHLFIFYILGLGIHGIGGIVRGQTEESINEGHPHKCAEYFEMWNNHDCRCRRPEFEGQPPESWKWILAPVILYICERILRFYRSQQKVVITKVVMHPSKVLELQMNKRGFSMEVGQYIFVNCPSISPLEWHPFTLTSAPEEDFFSIHIRAAGDWTENLIRAFEQQYSPIPRIEVDGPFGTASEDVFQYEVAVLVGAGIGVTPFASILKSIWYKFQCADHNLKTKKIYFYWICRETGAFSWFNDLLTSLEKEMEELGKVGFLNYRLFLTGWDSNIVCSGSFLMWPSDFGKEPAQMLSPIFQSGS; translated from the exons ATGGGAAACTGGGTGGTTAACCACtggttttcagttttgtttctg gCTGTTTGGTTGGGGCTGAATGTTTTCCTGTTTGTGGATGCCTTCCTGAAATATGAGACGGCCGACAGATACTACTACACAAGAAAAATCCTTGGG TCAACATTGGCCTGTGCCCGAGCGTCTGCTCTCTGCTTGAATTTTAACAGCATGCTGATCCTGCTTCCTGTGTGCCGCAGTCTGCTGTCCTTCCTGAGGGGCACCTGCTCA TTTTGCAGTCGCACACTGAGAAAGCAATTGGATCACAACCTTACCTTCCACAAGCTGGTGGCCTATATGATCTGCCTACATACAG CTATTCACATCATTGCACACCTGTTTAACTTTGACCGCTATAGCAGAAGCCGACAGGCCACAGATGGCTCACTTGTCTCCATTCTCTCCAGCCTATCTCATGATGAGACAAAGGGGGGTTCTTGGCTAAATCCCATCCAGTTCCGAAACATG ACAGTGGAGTATGTGACATTCACCAGCATTGCTGGTCTCACTGGAGTGATCATGACAATAGCCTTGATTCTCATGGTAACTTCAGCTACTGAGTTCATCCGGAGGAGTTATTTTGAGGTCTTCTGGTATACTCACCACCTTTTTATCTTCTATATCCTTGGCTTAGGGATTCACGGCATTGG TGGAATTGTCCGGGGTCAAACAGAGGAGAGCATAAATGAGGGTCATCCTCACAAGTGTGCAGAGTATTTTGAGATGTGGAATAATCATGACTGCCGCTGTAGGCGCCCTGAGTTTGAAGGGCAGCCCCCTGAG tcttggaagtggatccttgCACCGGTCATTCTTTATATCTGTGAAAGGATCCTCCGGTTTTATCGCTCCCAGCAGAAAGTTGTGATTACCAAG GTTGTTATGCACCCATCCAAAGTTTTGGAATTGCAGATGAACAAGCGTGGCTTCAGCATGGAAGTGGGGCAGTATATCTTTGTTAATTGCCCCTCAATCTCTCCCCTGGAATGGCATCCTTTTACTTTGACCTCTGCTCCAGAGGAAGATTTCTTCTCCATTCATATCCGAGCAGCAGGGGACTGGACAGAAAATCTCATAAGGGCTTTTGAACAACAGTATTCACCAATTCCCAG GATTGAAGTGGATGGTCCCTTTGGCACAGCCAGTGAGGATGTTTTCCAGTATGAAGTGGCTGTGCTGGTTGGAGCAGGAATTGGGGTCACCCCCTTTGCTTCTATCTTGAAATCCATCTGGTACAAATTCCAGTGTGCAGACCAcaacctcaaaacaaaaaag ATCTATTTCTACTGGATCTGCAGGGAGACAGGTGCCTTTTCCTGGTTCAATGACCTGTTGACTTCCCTGGAAAAGGAAATGGAGGAATTAGGCAAAGTGGGTTTTCTAAACTACCGTCTCTTTCTCACTGGATGGGACAGCAACATT